The DNA region GGATCGCCGCTCTCGTTGAGCACTTGAACGTCAATGTGATATTGGCGTTTGCGCTGTTCCAGAATGTCCTGGGCCGCGTCTTCACCCTGTGACTCGTAGGTTTGCGTCCACTGTTCGGCCAAGGTATTGAGGCCCGGATGGCGGCTGAGAATCCACGCGTCCTGGTTGAGCATGTGCCCCAGCAGAATGGAGAGCCCTGCAACCAGAGCGATGGCCAACCAGAAGCTGGCCAGAATACGCCAGAACAATGAGCGCACAGAAAATCCTCAAACAAACACAAATCCAATGTGGGAGCGGGCTTGCTCGCGAAGGCGGTGTATCAGTAAACATCTCTGTATCTGACACACCGCCTTCGCGAGCAAGCCCGCTCCCACATTAAACTGAGTGGCAACAGACCCAACGGTGTTAGCCGTTGGGTCCGGGGTTAACGCATTATTGCGCCTTTTGCTGCTGTTGCGCTTTCCAGGCCTTGAACTCGGCCCATTCGGCGCGACGCTCAGCCTGTTTTTTCTGGATCTCGTCGAATTGCTTCTGTTGATCTGGTTTCAGCAAGGCACGCACATCGGCTTCAGCTTTCTTGTGGTTGGCCGCCATTTCATCTTTCATGGCCTTCTGGTCGGCTGGCGAAAGTTTTTCCAGGTACTTGTCGACCACTTGCTGACGCTCATGCATCTGCTCGCCCATGATTTTGCGGATCTGTTCGCGCTGTTCGCGGCTCAGGTCCAGCTGGCTGTACGGGCCTTTGCCGTGCATGCCGTGCATCTGACCGTCATGGCGTGAGCCGTCCATCGGGCCACCCATCGGGCCGGCACCTTCAGGCATGGCCATGGCAACGGTTGGCAGGGCGGCAGCGAACATCAGAGCGATAAGAGTCTTGCGCATGGTGAATCTCCTTGTCTCGTTCCCGGTACGTTCCGGATGAGTACAGATTACGGAGATCAAGGTCAGCGGCGGTCAGCGGAGCGTAAAGCTTGAGTAAAGACGATTTCAGATTGACCTGACAAATCCAACACTTTGCCTACTTCTCTCTGAAAGAACTGACCTATGTAGCAGCTGCCGAGCCTGCGAGGCTGCGTTCGGCTGCGCAGCAGTCGTAAATCCTGCGCGCTCGGTTCACCTGAAAGTCCGCGGCGTCTGAATTCACGACTGCTTCGCAGCCGAACGCAGCCTCGCGGGCTCGGCAGCTGCTACAAAAAACGGATCGCATGGTTTCAGAGGCTGTAGTAATAGCCGCGGCTGCGCAGGGCCACGATGCGTGGGCGGCCGTCGGGGTGCGGGCCGATCTTTTTGCGCAGGTTGCTGACGTGCATGTCCAGGCTACGGTCGTACAGCGTCAGCTTGCGGCCGAGGGCGATTTGCGCCAGTTCCTGTTTATCCAGCGGCTCGCCGGGTTGCTTGAGCAGGGCTTCGAGCAAACGGCTTTCGGAGACGGTGAGGGTGAATTCCTGTTCATCGATGCTGACCACGCCGCGCACCGGACTGAAACACAGATCGCCCAGTTCCAGCTGGCTGGACACCGCCGCCGGATGACTGCGGCGCAACACGGCGCGCAGGCGGGCTGTCAGTTCCCGTGGGTCGCACGGTTTGGCCAGGTAGTCGTCGGCGCCGAGTTCCAGGCCGAGGATGCGGTCCAGCGGCTCGCCGCGGGCCGAGAGCATCAGCACCGGCAAGTCCGGGTGATCGTTGCGCAATTGCTTGAGCAGCTCCAGGCCACTGCCGTCCGGCAGCATCACGTCCAGTACCACGGCTGCCGGCGACGTTTCGGCCAGTGCGCGACGGGCGCTCTGACCATCGTGGCAGGCGCGGACTTGAAAGCCTTCCTGGCTCAACCAACTGCTCAGGAGCTCACACAGCTCCTGGTCATCATCAATTAATAACAGCTCGCTCATGACTCACTCAATTTAGCCATTGCCTACGTTTTCTGGTGGCACCACTGGCGAAGATACCGCAGAGCAGCGCCAATAGCGCTACTGCGGCGCCGATGACGAACCACTGTTGCTGATCGGTCAATAGACGCGGCAGCGGGCTGCTGGCCTGGACTTCCTTGAGTTGCAGCTTGAGGCGCTGATTCTCTTGGCGCAACCGGCTCAGCTGGGCGCTTTCGCGTTCGGCATCGGTATTTTGCAGTTGTTTGCTCAGTACTTCTCGTTGCTGTTCGCTTACCTTCAAGCGCTGTTGCAACTCGGTGATCTGGCTGCCGGCGCTCAGGGACAGCGGTGTGGAATTACCGCCCTCGGCGCTTTCTTCACCGTGGGCGGGGGCCACAATCGACAACGTCACCAACATCAGACACAACGGACCTTTGCGCATCGCCACTCCTGATTCCAATACGAGTATTGGGCAGGTTGTCGGCCGGTAAACGAGAATAATGAGCGTTGAGCGCGCGATGAACCGATAAGGTTCATCGCGCTGGAGGGATATTACGGCAGGACTTGCTTGAACGGCTTGACCGAAACGTTGGCGTAGACGCCTGCGGCGATATACGGATCAGCGTCGGCCCAAGCCTGGGCGGCGCTCAGGGAATCGAATTCGGCGACGATCAGGCTGCCGGTGAAACCCGCAGCGCCCGGATCATTGCTGTCGACCGCCGGGTGTGGACCGGCCAAAACGATGCGACCTTCACCTTTGAGCACTTGCAGGCGCTCAAGGTGTGCAGGCCGTGCGGCCAGGCGGGCTTCCAGGGAGTTGGCGACGTCTGTGGCAATGATTGCGTAAAGCATGTCAGTCCTCGGTTTTTGGCGTTGTGGTATCGGCGTCGTGCAGGTGGCGGGACAGGTAAATGCCCTGGCCGACCAGGAACAGCAGCGTCATGCCCAGGCTGCCGAAGACTTTGAAGTCAACCCAGTAGTCCTGAAAGGTGAACGCGACGAACAGGTTGGCGGCACCGCAAAACAGGAAAAACCCGATCCAGGCGATGTTCAGACGGGTCCAGACCGGCTCCGGCAGGGTCAGCGCGTGGCCCATGATGCGTTTGATCAGCAGTTGCTCACCGACGAAGTGGCTGCCAATGAACGCCAGGGCGAACAGCCAGTTCACCACCGGGGCTTTCCATTTCAGGAAGGTTTCGCTGTGGAACGCCAGGGTCAGGCTGCCGAAGACCAGGCAGGCGATGAGGGTCAGCCACTGGCTCTTCTCGAGCTTGCGCTGCTTGATGAACAGCGTGCCGTAAACCACCAGGGAGCTGATGATCAGCATGGCGGTGGCGCTGTAAATACCGCCTACAGTCAACTCATGACCGGCGATGTCGACGACCCGTGGATCGAGTTTGAAGACGATGAAAAACAGCAGAAGCGGGATGAAATCGATGAATTGTTTCACAGTGGCAGCCAGAAGCAGGATGTGGCGGCATAATAACAAACATATGGGCGCGCGATAGCGCCAGCTGATTTGAGGTAAAAAAGCCCCGTGAACGTTGATTTGCACTGCCATAGCACGGCCTCCGATGGCGCTCTCGCGCCTGCAGTACTGGTTGCGCGTGCGTTCGAGAAAGGCGTGCGAGTCCTGGCCTTGACCGATCACGACACTCTCGAGGGCCTCGACGAGGCCCGCAGCACGGCGATTGCGCTGGGGATGCAACTGGTCAATGGCGTCGAATTGTCCTGCACCTGGGGCGGCGCGACCATTCACGTGCTGGGCTATGGTTTCGACGTCAACGCCGCACCCTTGGTCGAGGCCATCGCAAAATTGCACGATGGCCGCTGGTTACGGTCCGAAGAAATAAGCCGAAAACTGGCATTGAAAGGCATGCCGGGCGCGCTGGAAGGAGCCCGGGCCATCCAGCAGGAACTGGGCGACAGCGGCAATGCGCCGGCCCGCCCGCATTTCGCCGACTGGATGGTGCGTGAAGGTTTCGTCAAGGACCGCGCCGAAGCGTTCCGTAAATGGCTGGGCGCCGGCAAGCTGGGGGACGTCAAGCAACACTGGCCGACCCTGGAAGACACGGTCGAAACCCTCCGCGCCGCCAAGGCCTGGGTCAGCCTGGCGCATCCGTGGCACTACGATTTCACTCGCAGCAAACGTCGCCGGCTGATTGCCGACTATATTCAAGCAGGGGGCCACGCAATCGAAGTGGTCAATGGCCATCAGCCCGCCGAGCAAGTGGGCAGCCTGGCGATTCTCGCCCGTGAGTTCGGTCTGCTGGTCAGCGCCGGCAGTGATTTTCATGGCCCTGGAGGCTGGTCCGAGATCGGTGAGTACCGCCCGCTCCCGGAGGATCTGCCACCACTGTGGTGTCGATTCAAACATGACCCAATTATTGCCGCCGTCTGAACAGGTAGAGAATGTGAGTCAATTTTTCCAGATTCATCCGGAAAACCCGCAAGCGCGCCTGATCAAACAGGCTGTCGAGATCATCCGCAGCGGCGGGGTGGTGATTTATCCCACAGACTCGTCCTACGCCATTGGTTGCCAGATCGGCGACAAGAATGCCGTGGAGCGCGTGCGCCGGTTGAGACAGCTGGACGAAAAGCATAACTTCGCGCTGATTTGCAGCGACCTGTCGCAACTGGGGCTGTTTGCCAAGATCGATACCGGCACCTTCCGCCTGCTTAAAGCTCATCTTCCGGGACCTTACACCTTCATTCTCAACGCCACCCGCGAAGTCCCGCGGCTGTTGTTGCATCCGAAAAAACGCACCATCGGCCTGCGCGTACCGAGCCATCCGATTGCCCTGGCACTGCTGGAAGAACTCGGCGAACCGCTGATGAGCGTGACGCTGATCATGCCCGGCGACACCGACCCGATGACCGATCCTTACGAAATGCGCCAGTTGCTCGAGCATCAGGTCGACCTGATCATCGACGGCGGTTTTGGCGGGATCAAGGCGTCCACCGTGATCAACCTCGCCGACGGCGAGCCGGAAGTGATCCGCGTTGGTTGCGGCGACCCGACGCCGTTCATGGCCGAGGCGTAGATGTCTGCAGTAGAACCCGTTGTCGACAGTCAGGCCGGAGCCCAGCAAGAGCTGCCCTTCGCGATGGTCTATGGCCAGGCGGTCATGGAAATACCGCTGGACCTGTACATTCCACCGGATGCACTTGAAGTCTTTCTCGAAGCCTTCGAAGGCCCCCTTGACCTGCTGCTGTACCTGATCCGCAAACAGAACATCAACATCCTCGACATCCCGGTGGCGGAAATCACCCGTCAGTACATGGGCTATGTCGAGTTGATGCAGTCGGTGCGCCTGGAGTTGGCCGCCGAGTACCTGGTCATGGCCGCGATGCTGGCCGAGATCAAGTCGCGGATGCTGCTACCGCGTGCCGAAACGATCGAGGCCGAAGAAGACGATCCTCGCGCTGAACTGATCCGCCGCTTGCAAGAGTACGAACGCTTCAAGGCTGCAGCTGAAGGCATCGATGGCCTGAGCCGTGTGGGGCGTGACGTGGTAGTCCCCAAGCTCGACGCCCCGGAAGCCCGGGCACGCAAGCTGTTGCCGGATGTGCGCTTGTCAGAGCTGCTGTTGTCCATGGCCGAGGTCCTGCGCCGTGGCGACATGTTCGAAAGTCACCAGGTCAGCCGCGAGGCACTGTCCACCCGCGAACGCATGAGCGATGTGCTGGAGCGCCTCAAGGGCGGCGGTTTCGTGCCCTTTGCCGAGCTGTTCACCGCTGAGGAAGGACGTCTGGGGGTGGTGGTAACCTTTATGGCGATTCTCGAACTGGTCAAGGAATCCTTGGTCGAGCTGGTGCAGAATGAGCCGTTCGCAGCGATCCACGTGCGGGCCCGAGCCGAATAACGAGTTGAATCATGAACCTGACTGAACCCCGCGAGCTGGCGCCACTGCTTGAAGCCTTTCTGTTGGCCTCGGGAAAACCGCAATCGCTTGAACGCCTGTTCGAACTCTTCGAAGAGGGCGAGCGGCCGGAGCCGCCGGTCTTCAAGAAAGCCCTGACGATTCTCGCCAAGTCCTGCGACGGCCGGGCCTTCGAGCTGAAGGAAGTGGCCTCCGGGTATCGCTTGCAGATCCGCGAAAAGTTCTCGCCGTGGGTAGGACGTTTGTGGGAAGAGCGGCCGCAGCGCTATTCCCGCGCCATGCTCGAAACCATAGCGCTGATCGCCTATCGTCAGCCGATCACCCGGGGCGAGATCGAAGACGTGCGGGGCGTGGCGGTCAACAGTCACATCGTCAAAACCTTGCTGGAGCGCGAGTGGATCCGCATCGTCGGCTACCGCGACGTGCCGGGTAAGCCGGCGATGTTTGCGACCACCAAGGCGTTTCTCGATCACTTCAATTTGAAAAACCTCGACGATTTGCCACCGCTGGCCGAATTGCGCGAGCTTGAGCCTGATCCGGTGCTCGATTTCGACGACGCGCCGGTGCCTGCCGGGTTGCAGGAACTGGCCGACGCCAGCGCCGAGCCGGAAGAGCCGAAGGAAGAAACCAGTTTCCACACGTTGTTGCTGGAGCTGGACACCATGGAGGAAGGGCTCAAGACCGACTTCGACGATCTGTTGCGTGATGGCGAGGTGACCGAGACCGAAGAGATCCTGGATCAGCCCGAGCCCGAGCCCGAGCCTGAGACCGAAGTTGAACTTCAGGTCGAGTCCGAAGCCACAGTCGAAGAAGAGCAGGAAGATGATGTGCTTGGCGTTGCCGAGGCTCGCGAGAAACTCCTGGCCGCTGTCGCCGCTCTTGAACAACACAAGCCCGAGCCCGAGTTGAGCGACGAAGAAGCCGAAGCCCGAGCCCTGGCCGAAGCGATCGAAGCCGAACGCCGCGAGTTCGATGACTGACCCAAATCCTGTGGGCAATGAAGATCCCTGTGGGAGCGGCGGTGCGACGATTCGATTTGCTCGCGAAGGCGTCGTGTCAATCAATGATGATGTCGACTGACACTCCCTCTTCGCGAGCAAGCCCGCTCCCACATTGAAATGTGTTCGCAGGAGTAACTGATGAGTTCAACAAAAGACCCCTGCATCAGCGTCTGCAAGTTCACCGACGACATCTGCCTCGGCTGCGGCCGCAGCAAACGCGAGATCAAGGCCTGGAAGAAACTCGACAAGGTCGATAAACGCACCGTCCTCGCCGAAGCCTCGCTGCGATTGATCAAACTCGGCGCCACCGGTCGGCGGAAATCCAGGTAAGTCGCCATTGATCAGCTAGTCTCTGATGCGCGAACGCTCCCATGAGCGTATGATTCGCGACCCTTCGGCGATCCCTTCGCCCTAGACCCAGCTTTCAACTCTTCAGGTCCCTCACTTCAGAGCTGCCTGAACAGACCACACCGGGAGGTGCCCAGATGAGTATCAACGACCAGAAAGACGACCAGGAAATCGGCCCAGCAGGCGAAAAACTGCAGAAAGTCCTCGCCCGTATCGGCGTCGGCTCGCGCCGTGACGTAGAAGCCTGGATCAGCCACGGCCGCATCAAGGTCAATGGCAAAGACGCCACCCTCGGGCAGCGCGTCGACATGCACGACGCCATCACCATTGATGGCAAGGTGATCAAGCGCGAAGAAGCCGCCGAGTCGGTACGCCGCGTGATCATGTACAACAAGCCGGACGGCGAAATCTGCACCCGCCTTGATCCGGAAGGCCGTCCGACCGTTTTCGACAAGATGCCGCGCCCGAAAGAAGGTCGCTGGATCAACATCGGTCGTCTGGACATCAACACCACCGGCCTGCTGATGTTCACCACCGACGGTGAGCTGGCCAACCGCCTGATGCACCCTTCCTACGAAATGGACCGTGAATACGCGGTACGTGTGCGTGGCGAAGTCGATGACGAGATGATCGAGCGTCTGAAAGCAGGCGTCGTCCTCGAAGACGGCCCGGCCAAGTTCACCGACATCAAGCAGGCGCCAGGCGGAGAAGGTTTCAACCATTGGTATCACTGCGTGGTGATGGAAGGTCGCAACCGCGAAGTCCGTCGTCTGTGGGAATCCCAAGGCCTGGTGGTCAGCCGTCTGAAGCGCGTGCGTTTCGGCCCGGTGTTCCTCAACTCCGACCTGCCGATGGGCCGCTGGCGCGAAATGAGCCAGTACGAAGTCGACATTCTGAGTGCCGAAGTTGGCCTGACGCCTGTGGCCATGCCGCAGATGAACGCCAAGAGCAAAGACAAGCTCGACCGCATGCAGCGTAAATCGTCGCGTCCAATGGGCAAGACCGAGCGCGTGCGTTCGTTGCGTCCAGCCATCGGTAACCAGACCGCTGCTACACCGCGTGACTCCCGTGAACCGCAAATCGAAGGCGAGCGCCCCGCCCGCAAGCCAGCAGCACCTCGTGCTGACGGCGAGCGCGGTCCACGCACTCCGCGTCCGGCCAACGGTCGCACTGAGCGTGGCGAAGGTCGTGGTGCGCCAAGCGGCGGTCGTAGCGATCGCGGTGCTCCAGCCGGTCGTGGCGAGTCTCGTGGTGAGTCGGGTCGCGGTACGCCGGTGGCAGACCGTCCTTCCGACACCAAGCGCCCGGCCAAGGCACCGGCGAAGAAGCGTCCAGGCATCGTTCTCGTCGACAAGGACGCTCCATCGGGCAAACGCCGTGGTGCGCCAGCCGGTTCGGGTCAGCGCCCGGGCTTCGGTCGTCGCAAGCCTGAGTAATCGGTAAGCGCAACATGAAAAACGCCAACCTTCGGGTTGGCGTTTTTTTTTTGGGGTGCAGTGTTTGTGAGTCAGCCATCGCGAGCAAGCTCGCTCCCACAGGTGACCGAGTTGGTCCAGAGAAATGCGGTTAAATGTGGGAGCGAGCTTGCTCCGGGCGGCGTTCCGACGATGGCGTCAGCCTGATCACCGCAGAGTTTTGAGTTAAAAGACAAACCGCCCATCAAACACCGGCTCATCATCCAGCGCCAACACGCCGCTGGAGAAGATCAGGTCCAGATGATGGCTACCCTTCGCGCCACCGCCCAACCCGAGATGCAGCCCGCAATGGCGCTCCTCGAACCCGGCATTGCGCGCATACAACGCTTTAACGCCTTCATTGGTGCCAATCCCCAGCTCCTCGATGCGCCGGTTGGATGGATTGGCCTCCAGGTACTTGTTGAAGTCATGTTCCAGCCCCGGCACCTCGGTGGCGATTTTGCTGATGGTCGAGTTTTCGATCCACAACTCTAGCGGCGACTCCAGCACCCCGTATTTGCGGGCAAATGGAATGGTGCTGAGAAAAGTCCCCATGAACTTGACCCGGCCGTTAATGGCTTCGCTGTGCGTGGCAATTTCACCGGGCGCCAGATCGAAGTTGCCGACACCGTTGATGTCGGTCCACTTCTTGATACTGCTCAACGGTGTTTCGAACCACGAGCCGTGATCATCTTTGAAACTTAACGTAGTGGCATGGGACATGCGCTGGATCAAGTGGCTGTTCAACCCGGCAATGCGCTGCGGGGTGACACTGAACGTGTCGTAGAAGTAATCGCCGTAATCCTTGAACAGCAGCGACTTCTTCCAGTTCTCGGCCATGACGCCTTGCAGCGCGCGGACAAATACCGGGCCGTCGGGGCGTGGGTTGGGCAGGGTGGAAGAGTCGTAGAAAAAAATGTACAGATTGCTGTCGGCAATCGCCTGGGCCAGCAACTCCGTGGGTTCCAGATCCAGTCGCATTGCGCTGAAACTGAAGCGTGGGCTGGCACCGGCCTGTTCGGCGATGGCGCCCGTCAGTGCCTGGTAATCAGCCGTGTGGCCGAGCAAGACCTTCGCCGGGTTGATGCCGGCAAGGGCAGGGTGATGTTCGAGGTAATAAAGGAAATGCGAAATGGCGCGTTGCTTATCCATGTAGTCCTCCCTGACAAACCGAGAAAAAGTGGCAGGCACAACCGGCCGGATCGTGCCTGCCGGGATGTCTTACAGAGGCCACATCGCCGTGCCGAACGGAACAATCGCGTCGGCTTGCATCATTTCAACGGCGGCTTCATGGGTCGGTGCTTCAAACCAATCGTCCAGTTGCAGTTCAGTTTCCAAGTCTTTT from Pseudomonas sp. ACM7 includes:
- a CDS encoding Spy/CpxP family protein refolding chaperone, with protein sequence MRKTLIALMFAAALPTVAMAMPEGAGPMGGPMDGSRHDGQMHGMHGKGPYSQLDLSREQREQIRKIMGEQMHERQQVVDKYLEKLSPADQKAMKDEMAANHKKAEADVRALLKPDQQKQFDEIQKKQAERRAEWAEFKAWKAQQQQKAQ
- a CDS encoding response regulator transcription factor, which translates into the protein MSELLLIDDDQELCELLSSWLSQEGFQVRACHDGQSARRALAETSPAAVVLDVMLPDGSGLELLKQLRNDHPDLPVLMLSARGEPLDRILGLELGADDYLAKPCDPRELTARLRAVLRRSHPAAVSSQLELGDLCFSPVRGVVSIDEQEFTLTVSESRLLEALLKQPGEPLDKQELAQIALGRKLTLYDRSLDMHVSNLRKKIGPHPDGRPRIVALRSRGYYYSL
- a CDS encoding translation initiation factor 2, which codes for MRKGPLCLMLVTLSIVAPAHGEESAEGGNSTPLSLSAGSQITELQQRLKVSEQQREVLSKQLQNTDAERESAQLSRLRQENQRLKLQLKEVQASSPLPRLLTDQQQWFVIGAAVALLALLCGIFASGATRKRRQWLN
- a CDS encoding YciI family protein, with amino-acid sequence MLYAIIATDVANSLEARLAARPAHLERLQVLKGEGRIVLAGPHPAVDSNDPGAAGFTGSLIVAEFDSLSAAQAWADADPYIAAGVYANVSVKPFKQVLP
- a CDS encoding septation protein A, giving the protein MKQFIDFIPLLLFFIVFKLDPRVVDIAGHELTVGGIYSATAMLIISSLVVYGTLFIKQRKLEKSQWLTLIACLVFGSLTLAFHSETFLKWKAPVVNWLFALAFIGSHFVGEQLLIKRIMGHALTLPEPVWTRLNIAWIGFFLFCGAANLFVAFTFQDYWVDFKVFGSLGMTLLFLVGQGIYLSRHLHDADTTTPKTED
- a CDS encoding PHP domain-containing protein, with protein sequence MNVDLHCHSTASDGALAPAVLVARAFEKGVRVLALTDHDTLEGLDEARSTAIALGMQLVNGVELSCTWGGATIHVLGYGFDVNAAPLVEAIAKLHDGRWLRSEEISRKLALKGMPGALEGARAIQQELGDSGNAPARPHFADWMVREGFVKDRAEAFRKWLGAGKLGDVKQHWPTLEDTVETLRAAKAWVSLAHPWHYDFTRSKRRRLIADYIQAGGHAIEVVNGHQPAEQVGSLAILAREFGLLVSAGSDFHGPGGWSEIGEYRPLPEDLPPLWCRFKHDPIIAAV
- a CDS encoding L-threonylcarbamoyladenylate synthase → MSQFFQIHPENPQARLIKQAVEIIRSGGVVIYPTDSSYAIGCQIGDKNAVERVRRLRQLDEKHNFALICSDLSQLGLFAKIDTGTFRLLKAHLPGPYTFILNATREVPRLLLHPKKRTIGLRVPSHPIALALLEELGEPLMSVTLIMPGDTDPMTDPYEMRQLLEHQVDLIIDGGFGGIKASTVINLADGEPEVIRVGCGDPTPFMAEA
- a CDS encoding ScpA family protein, with amino-acid sequence MSAVEPVVDSQAGAQQELPFAMVYGQAVMEIPLDLYIPPDALEVFLEAFEGPLDLLLYLIRKQNINILDIPVAEITRQYMGYVELMQSVRLELAAEYLVMAAMLAEIKSRMLLPRAETIEAEEDDPRAELIRRLQEYERFKAAAEGIDGLSRVGRDVVVPKLDAPEARARKLLPDVRLSELLLSMAEVLRRGDMFESHQVSREALSTRERMSDVLERLKGGGFVPFAELFTAEEGRLGVVVTFMAILELVKESLVELVQNEPFAAIHVRARAE
- the scpB gene encoding SMC-Scp complex subunit ScpB; this encodes MNLTEPRELAPLLEAFLLASGKPQSLERLFELFEEGERPEPPVFKKALTILAKSCDGRAFELKEVASGYRLQIREKFSPWVGRLWEERPQRYSRAMLETIALIAYRQPITRGEIEDVRGVAVNSHIVKTLLEREWIRIVGYRDVPGKPAMFATTKAFLDHFNLKNLDDLPPLAELRELEPDPVLDFDDAPVPAGLQELADASAEPEEPKEETSFHTLLLELDTMEEGLKTDFDDLLRDGEVTETEEILDQPEPEPEPETEVELQVESEATVEEEQEDDVLGVAEAREKLLAAVAALEQHKPEPELSDEEAEARALAEAIEAERREFDD
- a CDS encoding DUF1289 domain-containing protein, with the translated sequence MSSTKDPCISVCKFTDDICLGCGRSKREIKAWKKLDKVDKRTVLAEASLRLIKLGATGRRKSR
- the rluB gene encoding 23S rRNA pseudouridine(2605) synthase RluB, yielding MSINDQKDDQEIGPAGEKLQKVLARIGVGSRRDVEAWISHGRIKVNGKDATLGQRVDMHDAITIDGKVIKREEAAESVRRVIMYNKPDGEICTRLDPEGRPTVFDKMPRPKEGRWINIGRLDINTTGLLMFTTDGELANRLMHPSYEMDREYAVRVRGEVDDEMIERLKAGVVLEDGPAKFTDIKQAPGGEGFNHWYHCVVMEGRNREVRRLWESQGLVVSRLKRVRFGPVFLNSDLPMGRWREMSQYEVDILSAEVGLTPVAMPQMNAKSKDKLDRMQRKSSRPMGKTERVRSLRPAIGNQTAATPRDSREPQIEGERPARKPAAPRADGERGPRTPRPANGRTERGEGRGAPSGGRSDRGAPAGRGESRGESGRGTPVADRPSDTKRPAKAPAKKRPGIVLVDKDAPSGKRRGAPAGSGQRPGFGRRKPE
- a CDS encoding leucyl aminopeptidase; translated protein: MDKQRAISHFLYYLEHHPALAGINPAKVLLGHTADYQALTGAIAEQAGASPRFSFSAMRLDLEPTELLAQAIADSNLYIFFYDSSTLPNPRPDGPVFVRALQGVMAENWKKSLLFKDYGDYFYDTFSVTPQRIAGLNSHLIQRMSHATTLSFKDDHGSWFETPLSSIKKWTDINGVGNFDLAPGEIATHSEAINGRVKFMGTFLSTIPFARKYGVLESPLELWIENSTISKIATEVPGLEHDFNKYLEANPSNRRIEELGIGTNEGVKALYARNAGFEERHCGLHLGLGGGAKGSHHLDLIFSSGVLALDDEPVFDGRFVF